A window from Lachnoanaerobaculum umeaense encodes these proteins:
- a CDS encoding cation diffusion facilitator family transporter, with translation MYKHQSKMNEDINSSNFRMDANERRKRIVAVSIIGIVTNLLLGGLKAVLGILSGSIALVSDALNNITDSSSSLITIIGTKLAGKAPDKQHPFGHGRTEYLTSLLIGGIVFITGFQSLISSAKAIFNKEEMSTSIVTAIIIIATIVAKIILGTFAENSGKKYNSGALIASGADAKNDAIISVVTLISALIYTFVKISIDGIAGVIISIFILKTAYEVLSDTIKKILGERVDGEIVRGIKEIARNTEGVINCFDLILNDYGPDFYTGSINVEIEDDRSIGEMYPILHEAQTKIYNKYNVFLVFGFYSVDVDDDRYVKIKSLLKNYKERERHIINYHGIVIDDKDKTIYCDITRDFDIKSETVMENVNRILKEEFPQYNIHVNIDTEFSGE, from the coding sequence ATGTATAAACATCAAAGTAAAATGAACGAAGATATAAATTCATCTAATTTTAGAATGGATGCAAATGAAAGAAGAAAAAGAATAGTAGCGGTGTCAATAATAGGCATAGTGACAAATCTCTTACTGGGAGGATTGAAAGCAGTACTTGGAATATTGTCAGGATCAATTGCTCTTGTAAGTGATGCTTTAAACAATATTACAGACTCCTCCTCATCACTTATTACCATAATAGGAACAAAGCTTGCAGGTAAAGCACCTGATAAACAGCATCCTTTCGGACATGGAAGGACAGAGTACCTGACAAGTCTTTTGATAGGAGGAATAGTATTTATTACCGGATTTCAGTCATTGATAAGTTCTGCCAAAGCTATTTTCAATAAAGAAGAGATGAGTACAAGCATTGTAACAGCAATAATAATTATTGCCACAATTGTTGCTAAAATTATTTTGGGTACATTTGCAGAAAATAGTGGTAAAAAATATAATTCAGGTGCATTAATTGCCTCAGGTGCAGATGCAAAAAATGATGCCATAATATCTGTAGTTACTCTGATTTCTGCATTGATATATACGTTTGTAAAGATTTCTATAGACGGTATTGCAGGTGTTATTATTTCCATATTTATTTTAAAGACTGCCTATGAAGTATTATCAGATACTATAAAGAAAATATTAGGCGAGAGAGTAGACGGTGAGATAGTAAGAGGTATAAAGGAGATAGCAAGAAATACGGAAGGTGTTATAAATTGCTTTGACCTTATATTAAATGATTACGGACCTGACTTTTATACAGGTTCTATAAATGTTGAAATAGAGGACGATAGAAGCATTGGTGAGATGTACCCAATTTTACATGAGGCTCAGACAAAGATTTACAATAAGTATAATGTATTTCTTGTTTTCGGATTTTATTCTGTGGATGTGGATGATGATAGATATGTAAAGATAAAATCATTATTGAAAAATTATAAGGAAAGAGAGAGACATATAATAAACTATCATGGCATAGTTATTGATGATAAAGATAAGACAATATATTGTGATATTACGAGAGATTTTGATATCAAATCTGAGACTGTTATGGAGAATGTGAATAGAATTTTGAAAGAAGAATTTCCACAATATAATATACATGTAAATATAGATACAGAATTCTCAGGAGAATAA